In a genomic window of Sulfuriferula nivalis:
- a CDS encoding energy transducer TonB, whose product MKLINDLAATLRLPVMFVSALLLSLVLHGLVLAMHFSFPIVSEMNLFTPPLEVVLVNSKSAKRPHKADALAQANLDGGGNTDDDRRAKSPLPAMSHDQRQSEAASAQQRVQLLEEQERKIMTQLKSNYSLHDGHPQTEQTAQPATQSGKGTLLEQSLEMAKLEAQIAQEYDAYQKRPRKLFIGASAQEYVFARYIEDWRIKVERIGNQNYPEEARRQKVYGKLQLSVSIKADGTLSDIEVTRSSGSKVLDDAAVSIVRRSAPYAPFPEDVRKKADVVVITRTWTFAPGDQLSTKE is encoded by the coding sequence ATGAAACTAATTAATGACTTAGCCGCCACGCTGCGGTTACCCGTGATGTTTGTATCAGCATTATTGCTTTCGCTGGTGCTGCATGGCCTGGTCTTGGCGATGCATTTCAGCTTTCCTATTGTCAGCGAAATGAATCTGTTTACCCCGCCGCTGGAAGTTGTATTGGTGAACAGCAAATCGGCCAAGCGACCACACAAAGCTGATGCATTGGCGCAAGCTAATCTGGATGGCGGTGGCAATACCGATGATGACAGACGCGCCAAAAGCCCGTTACCGGCAATGTCACATGACCAGCGCCAATCTGAAGCCGCCAGTGCACAACAGCGCGTGCAACTGCTGGAAGAGCAGGAACGCAAAATTATGACGCAGCTCAAATCCAATTACAGTCTGCATGACGGACATCCGCAAACTGAGCAGACTGCACAACCAGCAACCCAGTCTGGCAAAGGTACGCTGCTGGAACAAAGTCTGGAAATGGCAAAACTTGAAGCGCAAATTGCACAGGAATACGATGCCTATCAGAAGCGCCCACGTAAATTGTTTATTGGTGCCAGCGCACAAGAATACGTATTTGCACGATATATAGAAGACTGGCGCATCAAGGTTGAGCGCATCGGCAACCAGAATTATCCAGAAGAAGCCCGCCGCCAGAAAGTATATGGCAAGCTACAGTTAAGCGTATCTATCAAAGCGGATGGCACCTTATCGGATATTGAGGTCACACGCTCTTCCGGCTCCAAAGTGCTGGATGATGCCGCCGTATCCATAGTCCGCCGCTCAGCGCCTTATGCACCGTTCCCTGAAGATGTCCGTAAAAAGGCAGATGTAGTCGTCATCACCCGCACCTGGACCTTTGCGCCGGGTGACCAATTAAGCACGAAAGAATAG
- a CDS encoding serine hydrolase, which yields MLLAGHAQAAGKSAPLRSAEYEVAPTAPQLSALSVLVLDQKDGLPIYQKNIDMETPIASISKLMTAMVVLDAHLDMNETLEITQADVDKLRHTSSRIAVGTRLSRGELMHLALIASENRAASALSQNYPGGHAKFIEAMNRKAKSLGMSHTSFEDATGLSSNNQSTAADLAKMVEAAVKYPLIHEITTTGQYEITRTAMVMVGRKHHKKAHSVEQRVAFHNTNQLVRDQEWDIGLSKTGFINEAGHCLVMQAKIAQKPVIIVLLDASGRYGRINDAKHIKAWLEQQPADKIALRMDRTALN from the coding sequence ATGCTACTTGCGGGTCACGCCCAGGCTGCTGGCAAATCAGCGCCACTCCGTTCTGCTGAATATGAGGTTGCACCAACTGCACCGCAACTGAGCGCGTTATCTGTACTCGTGCTGGATCAAAAGGATGGCCTGCCTATTTATCAAAAAAATATCGATATGGAAACACCTATCGCATCTATCTCCAAGCTGATGACAGCAATGGTGGTGCTGGATGCGCATCTGGATATGAATGAAACGCTGGAAATTACTCAGGCAGACGTGGACAAACTACGCCACACCAGTTCGCGCATTGCCGTGGGCACACGCCTGAGCCGAGGGGAACTGATGCACCTGGCACTCATTGCTTCCGAGAACCGTGCAGCTTCAGCGCTATCCCAAAATTACCCAGGTGGGCATGCCAAATTTATTGAAGCGATGAATCGCAAAGCCAAGTCCCTGGGTATGTCTCACACTTCGTTTGAAGACGCGACGGGTTTATCCAGCAATAACCAATCAACTGCCGCTGATCTGGCAAAAATGGTAGAAGCTGCTGTTAAATATCCATTAATTCATGAGATTACCACCACAGGCCAGTATGAAATCACCCGAACTGCAATGGTAATGGTCGGACGTAAACATCATAAAAAGGCACATAGTGTCGAACAGCGTGTCGCATTCCATAACACAAATCAATTAGTGCGTGATCAGGAATGGGACATCGGCTTATCAAAAACCGGCTTCATTAACGAGGCTGGGCATTGTCTGGTCATGCAGGCCAAAATTGCTCAAAAACCTGTCATTATCGTACTGCTGGATGCCAGCGGTCGTTATGGCCGTATTAATGATGCGAAACATATCAAAGCCTGGTTAGAACAACAACCTGCAGACAAAATCGCGCTACGTATGGACAGGACGGCTTTGAACTAA
- a CDS encoding class 1 fructose-bisphosphatase has protein sequence MQIGTTITQFLADEQRKLNTNQTDLLELMGQVVTACKVIATAVNKGALSGVMGSLDTENIQGETQKKLDVITNEIFMQTTERGGQLAAMASEEMDDVYHIPGQYPRGKYLIVFDPLDGSSNVDVNISVGTIFSILEYKGDSATPAAAEFLQPGTQQVAAGYALYGSSTMLVITTGHGVNGFTLDVNIGEFLLTHPNMMIAPDTKEFAINASNERFWEAPVQRYVRECVAGKTGPRGRDFNMRWVASMVAEVHRIIIRGGVFMYPKDTKDPAKAGKLRLMYEANPMSFIVEQAGGISSTGRQRILDVQPEGLHQRVPVILGSKNEVEVILSYHKDM, from the coding sequence ATGCAAATCGGAACCACAATCACGCAATTCCTTGCTGACGAACAACGCAAACTGAATACCAACCAAACTGACTTGTTAGAATTAATGGGTCAAGTTGTTACTGCGTGTAAAGTCATTGCGACTGCAGTTAACAAAGGCGCGCTATCTGGCGTCATGGGCAGTCTGGATACTGAAAACATCCAGGGTGAAACCCAGAAAAAACTGGACGTTATCACCAACGAAATTTTCATGCAGACTACTGAGCGTGGTGGTCAATTGGCCGCGATGGCATCTGAAGAAATGGACGATGTTTATCACATACCTGGCCAGTACCCACGTGGCAAATACCTCATCGTTTTCGATCCATTGGATGGTTCATCCAACGTTGACGTAAACATTTCTGTCGGCACCATCTTCTCGATTTTAGAATACAAAGGCGATTCAGCTACACCTGCTGCCGCTGAATTCCTGCAACCTGGCACCCAGCAAGTTGCAGCTGGTTACGCTTTGTATGGTTCTTCTACCATGCTGGTTATTACTACTGGTCACGGCGTAAACGGTTTCACACTGGATGTGAACATCGGTGAATTCCTGTTAACGCACCCTAACATGATGATTGCACCTGACACCAAAGAATTCGCTATCAATGCATCAAACGAACGTTTCTGGGAAGCACCAGTACAACGTTATGTACGCGAATGTGTTGCTGGCAAAACAGGTCCTCGTGGTCGTGATTTCAACATGCGCTGGGTTGCTTCCATGGTAGCTGAAGTACACCGCATCATCATCCGTGGCGGCGTGTTCATGTACCCTAAAGACACCAAGGATCCAGCTAAAGCAGGTAAATTACGCTTGATGTATGAAGCTAATCCTATGAGCTTTATCGTTGAACAGGCTGGCGGCATTTCCAGCACAGGTCGTCAACGTATTCTGGATGTACAACCAGAAGGCCTGCATCAGCGTGTGCCTGTTATCCTGGGCTCTAAAAATGAAGTTGAAGTGATTTTGTCTTATCATAAAGACATGTAA
- a CDS encoding putative bifunctional diguanylate cyclase/phosphodiesterase, protein MKELSLFLTTIGIVAMLRALLYARVLLNDERTRNLAGWRLLFGLLWLFILGFAGYSLTLFTRSASMIDAVVSSIFCGGGLFTLVSLNVSVKTLQYVGEITRRERHGWLHDSLTNLPNRRLLMERIEHAIDSANLTKRPVAIMMMDLNRFKDVNDTLGHHYGDELLIALAQRLRHMTSLSRMVARMGGDEFGFVLEGFSKKDAMTLGREILALVDKPFVIDGHKLSIGGSIGVTMYPEHGDIAQQLLQNADVAMYAAKRNGGGVTMYAAGINEASLSNLNLIAMLKHPDLRDQLTICYQPKVNLRDGTACGLEALVRWNHPTLGNIPPDQFIPIAERAGVMKEITFAVLHSVLAQLEEWHALGLQVKVAVNLSMRNLSDEGLPDDIAKALASYNIPPDCLILEVTESSMMVNPELANATLTTLSKLGVQCSIDDFGTGFSSLAYLKSLPASEIKIDKSFVTDMTNDESDAIIVHATIVMAHNMGYRVVAEGVENAEILELLQILGCDIAQGFYFSKPIAAEHVAEWIVLHNKSSQNFVSRRLTP, encoded by the coding sequence TTGAAAGAGCTTAGTTTATTTCTCACTACCATCGGCATTGTTGCAATGCTGCGTGCCTTGTTGTACGCGCGGGTATTGCTGAATGATGAGCGCACTCGTAATTTGGCGGGCTGGCGCCTGTTGTTCGGGTTGCTGTGGTTATTTATCCTGGGATTTGCTGGATATAGTCTGACCTTGTTTACGCGTTCAGCATCGATGATTGATGCAGTGGTTTCCAGCATATTTTGCGGTGGTGGGCTGTTTACACTGGTTTCGTTGAATGTCAGTGTTAAAACTTTGCAATATGTGGGTGAAATCACCCGCCGCGAACGTCATGGCTGGTTGCATGATAGCCTGACCAATTTACCCAATCGGCGTTTGCTAATGGAACGGATAGAGCATGCGATTGATAGTGCAAATCTGACCAAACGACCTGTTGCCATCATGATGATGGATTTAAACCGTTTTAAAGATGTGAACGATACACTCGGACATCATTATGGTGATGAACTGTTAATTGCGCTTGCCCAGCGTTTGCGGCATATGACCAGTCTGTCGCGCATGGTTGCGCGTATGGGTGGGGACGAATTTGGTTTTGTGCTGGAAGGCTTTAGCAAAAAAGATGCTATGACCTTAGGTCGAGAGATACTTGCACTGGTTGATAAACCGTTTGTCATTGATGGGCATAAACTTAGCATAGGCGGAAGTATAGGCGTGACCATGTATCCCGAGCATGGCGATATTGCCCAACAGCTATTGCAAAATGCCGATGTGGCTATGTATGCAGCCAAACGCAATGGCGGTGGCGTGACCATGTATGCGGCGGGCATCAATGAAGCCAGTTTGAGCAATCTGAACTTGATTGCCATGCTTAAGCACCCCGATCTGCGAGATCAGCTCACGATTTGTTATCAACCCAAAGTCAATCTGCGCGATGGTACAGCGTGCGGGCTGGAGGCGTTGGTGCGCTGGAATCATCCTACGCTGGGTAATATTCCGCCGGACCAGTTTATCCCGATTGCTGAGCGTGCAGGGGTCATGAAAGAGATTACTTTTGCTGTGTTACACAGCGTGTTAGCGCAGCTTGAAGAGTGGCATGCATTGGGGTTGCAGGTGAAAGTCGCGGTCAATCTGTCGATGCGCAATTTGAGCGACGAAGGCTTGCCTGATGACATTGCCAAGGCGCTTGCATCCTACAATATTCCGCCAGATTGCCTTATCCTGGAAGTGACGGAGAGCAGCATGATGGTTAATCCAGAACTTGCCAATGCCACGCTTACCACCTTGAGCAAGCTCGGGGTGCAATGTTCAATTGACGATTTTGGTACGGGGTTTTCCTCGCTGGCCTATCTTAAAAGCCTGCCTGCATCTGAAATTAAGATAGATAAATCGTTTGTCACTGATATGACGAATGATGAGAGTGATGCCATCATTGTTCACGCCACTATCGTGATGGCGCACAACATGGGATACCGCGTGGTAGCAGAGGGTGTGGAAAATGCGGAAATTCTGGAGTTGTTGCAAATTCTGGGCTGTGACATTGCCCAAGGATTTTATTTCAGTAAACCTATCGCCGCTGAGCATGTTGCGGAGTGGATAGTGTTGCATAACAAAAGTAGCCAGAATTTCGTGAGCCGGCGCTTAACTCCCTGA
- a CDS encoding pseudouridine synthase, whose amino-acid sequence MKKLTLDRILQSQGFGTRKYCQQLVAEGAVSIAGTPFTDTKSKIDTTDLAFHLFNTEWVYREHVYIALNKPADYECSRKPSHHPGVLTLLPEQFSWRDVQPVGRLDHDTTGLLLLSDDGAFIHAQSSPKRHVPKLYLATTHSPVTTELVNMLLGGVKLHDEPAPLAATTCRQIGEFQLEIVLEQGKYHQVKRMLAAAGNHCDALQRVAIGSLMLADLNLAMGAWCYLSETQMALLSGS is encoded by the coding sequence ATGAAGAAACTCACATTAGATCGTATCCTGCAATCCCAAGGTTTTGGTACCCGTAAGTACTGTCAGCAACTGGTTGCGGAGGGCGCAGTCAGTATTGCGGGCACGCCCTTTACAGACACCAAATCTAAAATCGACACGACTGACCTGGCGTTTCATTTGTTTAATACCGAGTGGGTTTATCGTGAACATGTTTATATCGCGCTAAATAAACCCGCCGACTATGAATGCTCACGCAAACCCAGCCATCATCCCGGCGTGCTGACACTATTGCCTGAGCAGTTTTCCTGGCGTGATGTACAACCTGTCGGCCGGCTGGATCACGATACCACCGGGTTGTTATTACTATCGGATGATGGCGCATTCATACATGCTCAGTCTTCACCCAAGCGCCATGTGCCCAAGCTCTATCTCGCAACCACTCACAGCCCGGTCACCACTGAATTAGTTAATATGCTACTTGGCGGAGTGAAGCTGCATGACGAACCCGCACCATTAGCCGCCACAACCTGTCGCCAGATCGGTGAGTTTCAACTGGAAATCGTGCTGGAACAGGGTAAGTATCATCAAGTGAAACGCATGTTGGCAGCAGCAGGGAATCATTGCGATGCATTACAACGGGTAGCAATAGGTAGCTTAATGCTGGCAGATTTAAATCTGGCTATGGGAGCGTGGTGTTATTTAAGCGAGACGCAGATGGCGCTTTTGTCAGGGAGTTAA
- a CDS encoding DsrE family protein gives MNQRVVRLLSASLAVFSFIFTPLLHAAENTKSTNPIKVVYHIDDTTRASALLKNVQNNLEAVPGTKITVVAHGKGIDFMLNNAQDANGNPYNVMMETLAQQGVEFKICNNTLKSRHLTAADVAYPVTIVPAGIAEIARLQAQEGYVYVKP, from the coding sequence ATGAACCAACGCGTCGTTAGATTATTGTCTGCCAGCCTTGCTGTTTTTAGTTTTATATTCACGCCATTGCTTCATGCCGCGGAAAATACCAAGAGTACTAACCCAATCAAAGTGGTGTATCACATAGACGATACCACGCGTGCCAGCGCCTTACTTAAAAACGTGCAAAATAATTTAGAAGCTGTACCCGGCACTAAGATTACAGTCGTTGCGCATGGCAAAGGCATCGATTTTATGTTGAATAATGCGCAAGATGCCAACGGCAATCCTTATAACGTCATGATGGAAACGCTGGCTCAACAAGGGGTGGAATTCAAAATTTGCAACAATACCCTCAAAAGTCGTCATTTAACCGCTGCCGATGTCGCCTATCCTGTGACTATCGTCCCCGCAGGTATTGCTGAAATTGCCAGATTGCAGGCGCAAGAGGGCTATGTGTATGTGAAACCTTAA
- a CDS encoding YqiA/YcfP family alpha/beta fold hydrolase: protein MLIYVHGFNSGSASGKARTLQAYMSEHGEPDGCICPDLPHRPAAAIALLTDLIKQHPLATLIGSSLGGFYATWLAEQFGVKSVLINPAVHAHILLAGQIGEQTNYSSGEVYQFTQQHIDELAALDLPATSHPEKILLMVETGDTVLDYRDAVNYYHNSRQIIVEGGNHNFLAFPQHIPTIIAF from the coding sequence ATGCTGATTTATGTCCATGGTTTCAATAGTGGCTCAGCCTCGGGTAAAGCACGTACGTTGCAAGCATATATGTCAGAACACGGCGAGCCAGATGGCTGCATCTGCCCTGACCTGCCCCACCGCCCAGCTGCTGCAATCGCCCTGTTAACTGATTTAATTAAGCAACATCCGCTAGCGACTCTGATAGGGAGCTCGCTGGGCGGGTTTTATGCAACCTGGCTGGCCGAGCAATTTGGTGTCAAATCCGTATTGATCAATCCTGCTGTCCATGCGCACATATTGTTAGCGGGTCAGATAGGCGAACAAACTAACTATAGCAGCGGCGAAGTTTACCAATTTACGCAACAGCATATAGATGAGCTGGCGGCACTAGATTTACCTGCCACATCACATCCAGAGAAAATTTTGTTGATGGTCGAAACGGGGGACACGGTACTGGATTATCGTGATGCCGTTAACTATTATCACAACAGCCGCCAAATCATTGTTGAGGGCGGCAATCATAATTTCTTAGCATTTCCGCAACATATTCCGACTATCATCGCGTTTTAA
- a CDS encoding transposase, with the protein MARPLRLEFSGAIYHVTSRGDRQEDIFLCDDDRDDWLEILGIVCTRFNWVVHAYCQMNNHYHLLVETVDGNLSRGMRQLNGLYTQRFNRRHGMVGHLLQGRYKALLVQREAYLLELSRYVVLNPLRVHAVAALEDWRWSSYPAVMGMAPVPAWLNTQWLLSQFGVDRNVAIAHYQQFVMAGMGYPSPLLNIRHQLLLGDKDFIERHWQPKDNDVFREVSKAQRKSVTLPLSEYEIRNSDRNVAMAQAYATGAYTMAEIGQHFGVHYMTVSRAVRKFEAVARMAT; encoded by the coding sequence ATGGCTAGACCTCTCAGATTAGAATTTTCAGGTGCAATTTATCACGTTACCTCACGCGGTGATCGGCAGGAGGATATATTCCTGTGCGACGATGACAGGGATGACTGGCTGGAAATATTGGGCATTGTCTGCACTCGTTTTAACTGGGTGGTGCACGCCTATTGCCAGATGAATAATCATTATCATCTACTGGTGGAAACGGTGGATGGTAACTTATCTCGCGGCATGCGTCAGCTTAATGGTCTGTATACGCAGCGCTTCAATCGGCGCCATGGCATGGTGGGGCATTTGTTGCAGGGGCGTTATAAGGCGCTACTGGTGCAACGTGAGGCATATTTGCTGGAGTTGTCACGTTATGTGGTATTGAATCCGCTGCGTGTACATGCGGTGGCGGCACTCGAAGATTGGCGCTGGAGCAGTTATCCTGCAGTTATGGGTATGGCGCCTGTACCCGCGTGGTTAAATACGCAATGGCTGCTCAGTCAGTTTGGGGTTGATCGCAATGTTGCCATTGCTCATTATCAACAGTTTGTTATGGCTGGCATGGGTTACCCTAGTCCGTTACTGAATATACGTCATCAACTATTATTGGGTGATAAGGATTTCATTGAGCGTCATTGGCAACCAAAAGATAATGATGTATTCCGTGAAGTATCTAAAGCACAACGTAAATCGGTGACGTTGCCACTGTCTGAATACGAGATTCGTAATTCGGACAGAAATGTGGCGATGGCGCAGGCTTATGCTACTGGTGCTTATACCATGGCAGAGATTGGCCAGCATTTTGGTGTGCATTACATGACGGTGAGTCGCGCAGTGCGTAAGTTTGAGGCGGTGGCCAGAATGGCAACCTGA
- a CDS encoding RNA polymerase sigma factor, with translation MNLLHLLGLGIGTQIKERRDRLYRVAYAWSHDRAMADDLVQEALARGLARMHQLRDVAQLDSWLFKILHNCWRDCLRCQKDFQDVEDMEDYLYAHDETPEHINSRNQVVDKVRAAVALLPIGQRQVLTLVDLEEFSYNQVADILSIPVGTVMSRLCRGRQTLQNSLIDLAPVSKGIALRIVK, from the coding sequence ATGAATTTATTGCATTTGTTGGGATTGGGCATAGGCACGCAGATCAAGGAAAGACGCGATCGTTTGTATCGGGTCGCCTATGCCTGGTCGCATGACCGCGCAATGGCAGATGATTTGGTGCAGGAAGCGTTAGCGCGTGGACTGGCACGTATGCACCAGCTGCGTGATGTGGCACAACTGGATAGCTGGTTATTCAAGATTTTGCATAACTGCTGGCGTGACTGTTTGCGCTGCCAAAAGGATTTTCAGGACGTAGAGGACATGGAAGATTACCTCTATGCGCATGATGAAACGCCAGAGCACATTAATTCGCGCAATCAGGTAGTGGACAAGGTACGGGCAGCTGTGGCTTTGTTACCCATAGGCCAACGCCAAGTATTAACACTGGTTGATCTGGAAGAATTTAGCTACAACCAGGTTGCTGACATCCTGTCTATTCCCGTTGGCACTGTCATGAGCCGGCTATGCAGGGGCAGGCAAACACTGCAGAACAGCCTGATTGATTTGGCACCCGTAAGTAAGGGCATCGCATTAAGGATAGTGAAATGA
- a CDS encoding ribonuclease catalytic domain-containing protein: protein MHLLYEEDGHFKAGTIVTDNDSSLQVDSQHGKRVKVKLLNVMMRFATPTPTEMMSAAQQVRDDTDADFLWEVASQEEFGFIELGTEYFGHTPTPIESAGILMRLHESPMHFYKKGRGRYKAAPAEALAAAKAGVERRQREAETLAAYVTELTNFTLPEALSDQIDALLYAPDKNQIAWKAIDAACKLTCLTPVKLLHRCGAIPSSHDYHLQLFLREHFPRGTGFTEVESAPAMPELPVAEVAAFSIDDASTTEIDDAFSVQRMENGNWQVGVHIAAPALGILPDSAMDTIAAQRLSTVYYPGGKITMLPEDVVNGYTLSEGRVVPALSMYIEIDADYQVLGQHTKLETVPIVANLRHECLEQDFNHANLIGDCPAYSYQDELTLLWHFSGALEAARGKTPDPKLPPRTDYNFKVENDRVTITDRQRGNPIDRVVSELMIFVNANWGKWLADTETMALYRTQQNGKVKMSAKPGPHVGLGVEQYTWSSSPLRRYIDLVNQRQLIALAQGEAPPYPPKASVLYTILRDFELAHDAYNDFQRKMERYWCLRWLQQENLSEINANVIKENLVRLDGLPFVARVPSLPELAVGTRVGLTIDIIDLFEVELICGFHHKIEVVEDEADSLDA, encoded by the coding sequence ATGCATTTACTTTATGAAGAAGACGGCCATTTTAAGGCTGGTACGATAGTCACTGACAACGACAGCTCCCTGCAAGTGGATAGCCAGCATGGCAAACGGGTTAAGGTCAAATTATTAAACGTCATGATGCGTTTCGCCACACCGACGCCGACTGAAATGATGTCAGCCGCTCAGCAAGTACGCGATGACACCGATGCCGATTTTTTATGGGAAGTTGCCAGCCAGGAAGAGTTTGGTTTTATAGAACTCGGTACTGAATATTTCGGACACACGCCGACCCCAATAGAATCCGCCGGCATATTAATGCGGCTGCATGAATCCCCCATGCATTTCTACAAAAAAGGGCGCGGTCGTTACAAAGCCGCACCCGCAGAAGCACTAGCGGCTGCAAAAGCGGGCGTCGAACGACGACAACGTGAAGCCGAAACCTTAGCAGCCTATGTCACAGAGCTAACGAATTTCACGCTACCAGAAGCATTATCCGATCAAATTGACGCTCTACTTTACGCCCCGGACAAAAATCAAATAGCGTGGAAAGCCATAGATGCCGCATGCAAATTAACTTGTCTGACACCAGTTAAATTGCTACACCGCTGTGGCGCCATTCCTTCCAGCCACGACTATCATCTGCAACTATTTTTACGTGAGCATTTCCCGCGCGGCACTGGTTTCACAGAGGTAGAATCCGCACCTGCCATGCCTGAACTCCCCGTAGCCGAAGTCGCTGCATTCAGCATAGATGATGCCTCCACCACCGAAATCGACGATGCTTTTTCTGTGCAGCGTATGGAAAACGGCAATTGGCAAGTCGGCGTACATATAGCCGCACCTGCGTTAGGCATACTGCCTGACTCGGCAATGGATACAATCGCAGCACAACGCCTATCCACAGTCTATTATCCAGGCGGCAAAATCACTATGCTGCCTGAGGACGTGGTCAATGGTTACACCCTGAGTGAAGGTCGCGTAGTGCCTGCGCTATCGATGTATATAGAAATCGACGCAGACTATCAGGTACTCGGCCAGCACACCAAACTCGAAACCGTGCCTATCGTCGCCAACTTACGCCATGAATGCCTGGAACAGGATTTCAATCACGCCAACTTGATCGGTGATTGCCCTGCCTATTCATATCAGGACGAGCTCACCCTGCTCTGGCATTTTTCGGGTGCACTTGAAGCCGCACGTGGCAAAACCCCTGATCCTAAATTGCCACCGCGTACAGATTATAATTTCAAGGTAGAAAATGACCGCGTTACCATTACTGACAGGCAGCGTGGCAACCCTATAGATCGCGTCGTTTCTGAGTTGATGATATTCGTCAACGCTAACTGGGGTAAATGGCTAGCCGACACCGAAACCATGGCACTCTACCGCACCCAGCAAAACGGCAAAGTCAAAATGAGCGCAAAACCAGGTCCGCACGTAGGGCTGGGAGTCGAGCAATATACCTGGTCCAGTTCGCCATTACGTCGCTATATAGACTTGGTGAATCAACGCCAGCTCATAGCCCTTGCTCAAGGCGAAGCGCCACCATACCCACCCAAAGCCAGTGTGCTCTACACAATTTTGCGTGATTTTGAATTAGCGCATGATGCATACAATGATTTTCAACGTAAAATGGAACGTTACTGGTGTCTGCGCTGGTTACAACAAGAAAACCTCAGCGAGATCAATGCCAACGTAATAAAAGAAAACCTGGTGCGGCTCGATGGCTTGCCATTCGTGGCACGCGTACCGTCGTTACCAGAGCTGGCTGTTGGCACCCGAGTAGGCTTGACCATAGATATCATCGATTTGTTTGAGGTCGAACTAATATGCGGGTTTCACCATAAAATAGAAGTTGTTGAAGATGAGGCAGATTCATTAGACGCATGA
- a CDS encoding TMEM175 family protein, with translation MGTGRLEAFSDGVIAVVITIMVLEMKVPHGESLAALMEILPVFLSYILSFIYVGIYWNNHHHLLHATKKVTGAILWANLHLLFWLSLFPFATGWMGENHFAAVPTAVYGVILFMAAVAYWLLQRTIIAAEGDASVLKRALGYDWKGKVSPLLYAGGIVVSFWSQGLAQGLYVLVALMWLVPDRRIEHVLLQEVG, from the coding sequence ATGGGAACAGGTCGGCTGGAAGCGTTTAGTGATGGTGTAATTGCGGTTGTTATCACGATTATGGTGCTGGAAATGAAGGTGCCACATGGTGAGAGTCTGGCAGCGTTGATGGAAATTCTCCCGGTTTTTCTGAGCTACATTCTGAGTTTTATTTATGTAGGTATTTACTGGAATAATCATCATCATTTACTGCACGCTACTAAAAAAGTGACGGGTGCTATTCTGTGGGCGAATTTACATTTGCTGTTCTGGCTGTCGTTATTTCCGTTTGCGACTGGATGGATGGGGGAGAATCATTTTGCAGCCGTTCCTACGGCTGTGTATGGCGTGATTCTGTTTATGGCGGCCGTGGCGTATTGGCTGTTGCAACGGACGATTATTGCTGCGGAGGGCGATGCATCCGTGCTGAAGCGTGCATTGGGGTATGATTGGAAAGGTAAGGTATCGCCGCTGTTATATGCGGGAGGTATCGTTGTGTCATTCTGGTCACAGGGGTTGGCTCAGGGGCTGTATGTGCTGGTTGCGCTGATGTGGTTGGTGCCTGATCGTCGTATTGAGCATGTTTTGCTGCAAGAAGTTGGCTGA